Proteins from one Malassezia vespertilionis chromosome 2, complete sequence genomic window:
- a CDS encoding uncharacterized protein (antiSMASH:Cluster_2; EggNog:ENOG503P57E; COG:K), whose protein sequence is MSGFGQGGIYQPDAQQQLLQLLQQQQQQQQQPPQTMAFAKPQTDFMNNFTQQQSPTLLAQSNAPMQQGIQNQFVQANVMQQPNLLTPPMNTMSISNPGVAKPQSQDANAVLATMLNKAKSGMLSQNQLAQLRAIVEQQTSQQAQPSQQAQAQAQTNAPTAQYNALLQSLQNAQSLAQQPLMMQSQAGLQQNMMNLGNPDAIKQQPNMVQGVQFVHTIQQRIRDVEQKLTTPMSENERQSLQRAHQELARIQNALVQKLSQAAGLHPSGNVVQPPAPTANSLGNMSFTNTQQNPSMGLQSGISAMHSSPTLGASSVQPMAMPPAQQNVPVPQATISPEQFKRVLNDLMRRHEKPFLGNPILDGRAVDLYRLFITVQALGGSKSVTQKGAWPSIAVSLGLVTPQSPQLQVSAQKVAHIYRSSLELVEEVWSRAMLHQMSLSMNRGTVGNDSQNLSKQFAMPQNQQSFVPAQQVRNSQRHSQHIPPEQLSLLMQQEQRKQQLAKNGHGAQMPNQADKQPWQMMQTLPECGSTPTNPAVKASHNPKLMQGMNNPRIKVTPQMLENAEQMLRKVDASLAALRPRLPVIQNMSEQERDEVLEQSRKLGSLKATVTALLPAFLAMTGNIEPVKRVKIMTYMIDDQLALLPKKQVILRLPDLEKLKVQLTRCIGFVRVNDDKLAQQIVVKALQSIAQTQRNMMRKAAEDQEARGPAPADVPLNKRSKSSNDDTFVNTSDDRKGRTMKTRSSRSKPAATSPPVASTASTKKAPDTATDTVGSSTDSDVHANFIAHAKKAVENEQSQYMELAKYSPMDFVKKSWEELAALSAQSLPSHIEGSDGQGNTNYDENFQALALDHTDALLYAMMQTPYTLSSDYQDILTLGLESEDMLGGDLKNAAISDAKQTQETALEQHTDVTIFNFAVPDAAATTLTNGVGANDTEKDSNASWWLNSDVLTVKLKNQLKTKFKYL, encoded by the coding sequence ATGTCTGGCTTCGGACAGGGTGGGATATACCAGCCtgatgcacagcagcaaCTGCTCCAGTTGCTACAGCAACAGCAACAGCAACAGCAACAGCCACCCCAGACGATGGCGTTTGCCAAACCACAAACAGATTTTATGAACAACTTTACGCAGCAACAATCCCCAACGTTGCTGGCACAATCAAATGCCCCTATGCAACAGGGAATTCAGAACCAATTTGTTCAAGCAAATGTGATGCAGCAGCCGAACCTGCTGACACCACCGATGAATACAATGTCAATCAGCAACCCTGGCGTTGCCAAGCCCCAATCACAAGATGCGAATGCGGTGCTGGCTACGATGCTGAACAAAGCCAAGTCCGGTATGCTAAGTCAAAATcagcttgcacagctgcgtgcgattgTTGAACAGCAAACCTCGCAGCAGGCACAGCCTTCACAACAGgcccaagcgcaagcacagaCCAACGCACCCACTGCACAATACAATGCTCTGCTGCAATCGCTTCAAAACGCCCAATCCCTAGCACAACAGCCTTTAATGATGCAGTCGCAAGCTGGGTTGCAACAGAATATGATGAATCTTGGCAACCCAGATGCGATCAAGCAGCAACCCAATATGGTGCAGGGGGTGCAATTCGTGCACACCATCCAGCAACGGATCCGAGATGTGGAGCAAAAGCTGACCACGCCGATGTCCGAGAATGAGCGGCAGTCACTACAACGTGCGCATCAGGAGCTTGCTCGGATCCAGAATGCACTCGTTCAGAAACTATCGCAAGCTGCGGGCCTGCATCCATCTGGCAATGTAGTGCAGCCTCCTGCACCAACTGCGAACAGCTTGGGGAACATGAGCTTTACAAATACACAACAGAATCCATCCATGGGTCTCCAGTCTGGTATAAGCGCCATGCATAGCAGTCCCACGCTCGGTGCTTCGTCCGTTCAACCTATGGCAATGCCGCCAGCACAACAGAATGTGCCTGTTCCTCAGGCCACTATTAGTCCCGAACAATTCAAACGAGTCTTGAATGATTTGATGCGACGACATGAAAAACCATTTCTTGGCAATCCTATCCTGGATGGACGCGCAGTTGACCTGTACAGGCTGTTCATCACAGTGCAAGCGTTGGGAGGCAGTAAGAGTGTGACGCAAAAGGGAGCCTGGCCGTCCATCGCTGTGTCGCTTGGCCTCGTTACCCCCCAGTCACCACAGCTGCAAGTATCTGCTCAAAAGGTTGCCCATATTTACAGGAGCTCTTTGGAACTTGTGGAAGAGGTATGGAGCAGAGCAATGTTACACCAAATGTCGTTGAGTATGAATCGGGGCACGGTGGGTAATGACTCGCAAAACTTGAGCAAGCAATTTGCGATGCCGCAGAACCAGCAGTCATTTGTGCCTGCACAACAGGTGCGCAATTCGCAGAGGCATAGTCAACACATTCCGCCCGAGCAGCTATCCCTATTAATGCAACAGGAGCAGAGGAAGCAACAGCTTGCCAAGAATGGCCATGGTGCCCAAATGCCGAACCAGGCTGATAAGCAGCCGTGGCAAATGATGCAGACGTTGCCAGAGTGTGGGTCCACGCCTACAAATCCAGCGGTTAAGGCCAGCCACAATCCAAAACTGATGCAAGGCATGAACAATCCGCGCATCAAAGTTACGCCCCAGATGTTGGAGAATGCAGAGCAAATGCTTCGAAAAGTGGATGCAAGTCTAGCAGCATTGCGACCAAGATTACCTGTGATCCAAAACATGTCCGAGCAGGAGCGGGACGAAGTGCTCGAACAGTCCCGCAAACTGGGCTCGCTCAAGGCCACAGTGACTGCACTGCTCCCCGCATTCTTGGCTATGACAGGCAATATTGAGCCAGTCAAGCGCGTCAAGATCATGACGTACATGATTGACGACCAGCTAGCGCTCCTACCGAAGAAGCAGGTTATTCTACGACTTCCGGACTTGGAGAAGCTTAAAGTCCAGTTGACACGATGCATTGGGTTTGTTCGCGTAAATGATGACAAACTTGCTCAGCAGATTGTGGTCAAAGCATTGCAAAGCATAGCACAGACCCAGCGGAATATGATGCGCAAAGCGGCAGAAGACCAAGAGGCCCGAGGCCCGGCCCCGGCGGATGTGCCATTAAATAAGCGAAGCAAGTCTAGCAATGACGACACTTTTGTGAATACAAGCGACGATAGGAAAGGTCGGACTATGAAGACGAGGAGTTCCAGGAGCAAGCCTGCGGCAACGAGTCCTCCCGTTGCTTCAACGGCTAGCACTAAAAAGGCGCCTGACACTGCAACTGATACTGTTGGCTCATCGACCGACTCAGATGTGCACGCAAACTTTATTGCACACGCTAAAAAGGCAGTGGAAAACGAACAGAGTCAATATATGGAACTGGCCAAGTATTCCCCGATGGACTTTGTCAAGAAATCATGGGAAGAGTTGGCTGCACTAAGTGCACAATCTCTTCCATCCCATATTGAAGGAAGCGATGGTCAAGGCAACACAAATTACGACGAGAATTTCCAGGCGTTGGCTTTGGATCACacggatgcgctgctctaTGCGATGATGCAGACTCCCTATACACTTTCAAGTGATTACCAAGATATCTTGACATTAGGCCTGGAGTCTGAAGATATGTTGGGAGGAGATTTGAAAAATGCTGCAATCAGTGATGCCAAACAAACGCAAGAGACTGCTCTAGAACAGCACACGGATGTTACAATTTTTAATTTTGCCGTCCCAGATGCCGCTGCCACAACACTTACCAACGGTGTAGGCGCAAACGATACTGAAAAAGATTCAAACGCCAGCTGGTGGCTAAATTCCGATGTCCTCACCGTTAAATTAAAAAATCAACTTAAAACAAAATTTAAATATTTATAA
- a CDS encoding uncharacterized protein (antiSMASH:Cluster_2; EggNog:ENOG503P8IM), whose translation MAANQSGAGASTKSKSKAYLSSVAIQSDATKYRQKYKELKRKVHEIEQENDKLHVMSLRIKRNIKRLLLERSILYDRMESEMHTMQSHVVDASPKEADETTTAKLEDSAVLDDADATAAPTTTILQEKLEQTEDSTPSDAAHGYEQHQGEFSEQDVDVSAQLDEIS comes from the exons ATGGCAGCTAACCAGAGCGGTGCGGGTGCATCCACGAAAAGCAAATCCAAAGCGTACCTTTCCTCAGTTGCGATTCAGAGTGACGCTACCAAGTATCGCCAAAAGTACAAAGAGCTCAAGCGCAAAGTGCACGAAATTGAGCAG GAAAATGACAAGCTTCATGTGATGTCTTTGCGGATCAAACGTAATATCAAAAGGCTTTTGCTGGAACGATC CATCCTCTATGATCGTATGGAATCTGAAATGCATACTATGCAGTCACATGTTGTCGACGCGTCCCCAAAAGAAGCTGATGAAACGACAACTGCGAAGCTGGAAGACTCAGCGGTACTTGATGATGCTGATGCGACCGCTGCGCCTACGACGACGATCCTCCAGGAAAAATTGGAGCAAACCGAAGATAGCACACCGTcggacgcggcgcatggtTATGAGCAGCATCAGGGCGAGTTTAGTGAACAGGACGTGGATGTTTCCGCTCAGCTCGATGAAATCAGTTGA
- the THS1 gene encoding threonine--tRNA ligase (antiSMASH:Cluster_2; COG:J; SMCOG1162:threonyl-tRNA synthetase; EggNog:ENOG503NUM7), producing the protein MASVNNAQPAPQAELAKAVKKQMKISNKHEQIEEEMPLEYTPKPAYFQSRIDMFEKVRAEQEAAYAAADHCSIKITLPDGSQREGTAFETSPMDIAQTISKSLSERIVIAKVNGVLWDLERPLETDAKIELLDFEHPEGRRVFWHSSAHVLGEAAERHYGCHLCIGPPTDEGFFYEMGMGDSGERVTRQEDFKLLEKLVSMAIKDKQKFERALMTKEQLLEMFKYNKYKTYIINSKIPDGTSTTVYRCGPMIDLCVGPHIPHTGRIKAMSLLKNSASYFLGDQTKDSLQRLYGISFPDKKQMTEYKHFLAEAAKRDHRKIGKEQELFMFHELSPGSCFWLPHGARIYNTLQDHLKGQYRKRGFQEVITPNMYNSKLWETSGHWQNYKDDMFSLAVDKETFALKPMNCPGHCLMFANRDRSYKELPLRFADFGVIHRNEASGALSGLTRVRRFCQDDAHIFCRTGQIEDEMINCFNFLKAVYGLFGFTFKMELSTRPEKYLGDIETWDEAEKRLGAALERFMPGKWELNPGDGAFYGPKIDITISDAMRRLHQCATIQLDFQLPQRFNLEYKTPDGGAGSDKHTERPVMIHRAIVGSLERFIAILTENFAGKWPFWLSPRQVLVVPVTTSVYDYAEEVRSKLWDSGFFADVDISDNTLNKKIRNGELAQYNFVLVVGHEEKNSKSVNVRNRDTDPDMPKGKTETISLDDAIAKFLHMKETLALSNQLPSNP; encoded by the coding sequence ATGGCGAGCGTGAACAATGCGCAGCCAGCTCCACAAGCAGAGCTGGCAAAAGCCGTCAAAAAGCAGATGAAGATCTCTAATAAGCACGAACAAATCGAGGAAGAAATGCCGCTTGAGTACACCCCAAAGCCGGCCTACTTCCAGTCGCGTATCGACATGTTTGAAAAGGTTCGGGCTGAGCAAGAGGCTGCATATGCCGCTGCAGACCATTGCTCTATCAAAATTACGCTTCCAGATGGCTCTCAGCGCGAAGGCACTGCGTTTGAGACGTCACCTATGGATATTGCGCAGACCATTTCGAAGAGCCTGAGCGAGCGTATCGTGATTGCGAAAGTGAACGGTGTCTTGTGGGACCTCGAGCGCCCGCTCGAAACTGATGCGAAAATCGAACTCCTCGACTTTGAGCACCCTGAGGGTCGGCGTGTTTTTTGGCACTCCTCTGCGCACGTCCTTGGCGAGGCTGCAGAGCGCCACTATGGCTGCCACTTGTGCATTGGCCCTCCTACGGACGAAGGTTTTTTTTACGAGATGGGAATGGGTGATAGTGGTGAGCGTGTTACGCGCCAGGAAGACTTCAAACTGCTTGAGAAACTGGTCAGCATGGCGATCAAGGACAAGCAAAAGTTTGAGCGTGCATTGATGACCAAGGAACAACTCCTCGAGATGTTCAAGTACAACAAGTACAAAACGTACATCATCAACAGTAAGATCCCAGATGGTACTTCGACCACGGTTTACCGCTGTGGCCCAATGATCGACTTGTGTGTCGGCCCACACATTCCTCACACTGGTCGCATCAAGGCGATGTCGCTGCTGAAAAACTCTGCGTCCTACTTCTTGGGCGATCAGACAAAGGACTCGCTTCAGCGTCTCTACGGTATTTCATTTCCCGACAAGAAGCAGATGACTGAGTACAAACACTTTCTTGCCGAGGCAGCCAAGCGCGACCATCGTAAGATTGGGAAGGAGCAGGAACTGTTCATGTTCCACGAGCTCAGTCCGGGGTCCTGTTTTTGGCTTCcacatggcgcgcgcatttaCAACACACTACAGGACCATCTCAAGGGCCAGTACCGCAAGCGTGGATTCCAAGAAGTTATCACGCCAAACATGTATAACTCAAAGCTGTGGGAAACTTCAGGCCACTGGCAGAACTACAAAGACGACATGTTCTCGCTCGCCGTGGACAAGGAGACGTTTGCACTTAAACCAATGAACTGCCCAGGTCACTGCCTAATGTTTGCAAACAGGGACCGCTCCTACAAGGAGCTGCCGCTTCGCTTTGCAGACTTTGGTGTGATTCACCGCAACGAAGCAAGCGGTGCGCTGAGCGGTCTCACCCGTGTGCGCCGTTTCTGTCAGGATGATGCACACATTTTTTGCCGCACGGGTCAGATTGAGGATGAAATGATCAACTGTTTCAACTTTTTGAAGGCAGTGTACGGTCTCTTTGGCTTCACTTTCAAAATGGAGCTCTCCACACGTCCGGAAAAATATCTTGGCGATATTGAGACGTGGGACGAAGCCGAGAAGCGtttgggcgctgcgctggagcgtTTCATGCCCGGAAAATGGGAACTGAATCCTGGAGATGGCGCATTCTACGGCCCCAAGATCGACATTACGATCAGCgatgcgatgcgccgcctgcaccAATGTGCCACAATTCAGCTCGACTTCCAGCTGCCGCAGCGATTCAACTTGGAATACAAGACTCCGGACGGCGGTGCAGGCTCCGACAAGCACACAGAGCGCCCTGTCATGATCCACCGTGCGATTGTCGGCAGTCTCGAGCGCTTTATTGCCATCCTCACGGAAAACTTTGCCGGCAAGTGGCCCTTCTGGCTCTCTCCCCGTCAAGTGCTAGTGGTGCCGGTGACCACAAGCGTGTACGACTACGCCGAGGAGGTACGGAGCAAACTCTGGGACAGTGGCTTTTTTGCGGACGTGGATATCTCGGATAACACGCTGAACAAAAAGATCCGGAatggcgagcttgcgcagtaCAACTTTGTGCTTGTCGTCGGCCACGAGGAAAAAAATAGCAAGAGCGTCAATGTGCGCAACCGCGACACAGATCCAGACATGCCCAAAGGCAAGACGGAGACGATTTCTCTGGACGATGCCATTGCAAAGTTCTTGCATATGAAGGAGACGCTTGCACTTTCAAACCAGCTACCAAGCAATCCGTAG
- the RRD1 gene encoding Serine/threonine-protein phosphatase 2A activator 1 (antiSMASH:Cluster_2; COG:O; EggNog:ENOG503NW6C) yields MAGVQLPAPAWIDAGNPALQAKLVSPVKKIKNDSDMDVWRTSASHDALILFVMRLGQASRGLPTRPVDWSAATREQRTGSPDAIDRVISLLQRLDAWADAIEPQTNPQRFGNRAFRTWGAELCSHIEALHTELLPPEMHAFAIELQEYLLGAFGSFQRLDYGTGHELNFAAWLGYLHRLGLFVERGANAERIQATEQRLALEVFPSYLRVAWHLQDRYALEPAGSHGVWGLDDYQFIPYIIGAAQMCDAEALSPAEAAQNTYYPYVTWKIPRFGARISPEDTLVYAPPALPATVPIPNLYISSLARVNSLKRGAFQEHSPLLHDIATNVPTWYKVYTGMLKMYDAECLLKFPVVQHFGFGSVGFSWPNMESRTDTEQPRRI; encoded by the coding sequence ATGGCCGGGGTCCAgctgcctgcgcctgcgtgGATCGATGCGGGAAACCCCGCTTTACAAGCGAAGTTGGTCTCCCCCGTAAAGAAGATCAAGAATGATTCGGATATGGACGTTTGGCGCACGAGTGCATCGCACGATGCACTTATCCTGTTTGTGATGCGACTTGGCCAGGCAAGTCGAGGACTGCCGACGCGACCTGTCGATTGGTCGGCTGCCACGCGAGAACAGCGTACTGGATCTCCGGACGCGATCGACCGTGTGATATCCTTGTTGCAGCGACTTGATGCTTGGGCAGACGCAATCGAGCCACAAACAAACCCACAACGGTTTGGGAATCGCGCATTCCGGACTTGGGGCGCCGAGCTTTGTTCGCATATCGAGGCATTGCACACAGAGCTGCTGCCTCCCGAGATGCATGCATTTGCCATAGAACTGCAAGAGTACTTATTGGGTGCATTTGGTTCCTTTCAGCGACTGGATTATGGTACAGGCCACGAACTCAACTTTGCGGCATGGCTGGGCTATTTGCATCGACTAGGGCTTTttgtggagcgcggcgcaaatgcagAGCGTATCCAAGCGACGGAGCAAAGGCTAGCTTTGGAAGTCTTTCCATCGTATCTTCGTGTCGCATGGCATCTTCAAGATCGGTACGCGTTGGAGCCTGCAGGGAGCCACGGTGTTTGGGGGCTTGACGACTACCAGTTCATTCCCTATATcattggcgctgcgcagatGTGCGATGCCGAAGCATTATCACCCGCAGAGGCAGCCCAGAATACATACTACCCATATGTGACGTGGAAAATACCCCGCTTTGGCGCACGAATTTCGCCGGAAGACACGCTTGTTTACGCACCGCCAGCACTGCCAGCCACGGTGCCGATACCCAACCTGTACATTTCCTCCCTTGCACGGGTTAATTCCTTgaaacgcggcgctttccaAGAGCACTCGCCGCTCTTGCATGACATCGCAACCAATGTGCCAACTTGGTATAAGGTGTATACGGGCATGTTAAAAATGTACGATGCCGAGTGCCTCCTCAAGTTTCCTGTCGTGCAACACTTTGGCTTTGGGAGCGTCGGCTTCTCATGGCCTAATATGGAAAGCCGTACGGATACGGAACAGCCACGTAGAATATAG
- a CDS encoding uncharacterized protein (EggNog:ENOG503NWC1; antiSMASH:Cluster_2; BUSCO:EOG09262MFL; COG:H), with amino-acid sequence MPRIQDAPVNAALNAALALGCTIAPYSTFDRKHYFYADLAQGYQITQQRAPFARAGQVSIRFEDGYLKSEDEALDVPILHVQLEQDTAKLTRVALDTVGGNTHHANLLDFNRAGVALIEIVSAPVMHTPEQAGAYVRKVRDLLRCVGASDGNMNEGSLRCDANVSIHKIGTPFGVRCEIKNVNSVKFMMQAIAYEIQRQYKEIASGKVVHQESRGFDEASGKTYSMRSKELAEEYRYMPELNLGPLYVDEKRVAVLRAALPELPDARHARLRDQYGLSIRDVNVLTRVNAEDDGVDAPASMRMRNAAYTYHDHAVEFFEVLVQRGIAPQAAVNWTIHHLLRQLNAASIPFKYSPIPPSLLADVIELVEQESITAETAQKLLGDMVKTQTIPVDLREFVARHNMAKLSEEELHTLCANVIADHPKDVEAIRNGKSKAMMKLVGAAMRSSNGRADAQAAAQRLQALIEL; translated from the exons ATGCCACGTATTCAAGATGCGCCTGTGAATGCTGCGCTGAAtgccgcacttgcgctaGGATGCACTATTGCGCCGTACTCCACGTTTGACCGCAAGCACTACTTTTACGCCGATTTGGCGCAAGGCTACCAAATCACGCAGCAACGAG CTCCATTTGCACGTGCAGGACAAGTATCGATACGATTTGAGGATGGATACCTAAAATCCGAGGACGAAGCACTGGATGTGCCCATTCTCCacgtccagctcgagcaggatACGGCGAAATTGACACGAGTTGCCCTTGATACCGTTGGAGGCAATACTCACCATGCAAACTTGCTTGACTTTAATCGCGCTGGCGTTGCACTGATCGAAATCGTCAGCGCGCCCGTTATGCATACCCCCGAGCAGGCCGGCGCCTATGTCCGCAAAGTGCGCGATTTACTGCGCTGTGTCGGTGCATCGGACGGCAACATGAATGAAGGCTCGCTCCGGTGCGATGCGAATGTATCGATACACAAGATTGGTACACCTTTTGGCGTGCGGTGCGAGATCAAGAATGTGAACAGTGTCAAGTTTATGATGCAAGCAATTGCGTACGAGATTCAGCGACAGTATAAAGAAATTGCGAGCGGTAAGGTAGTGCACCAGGAGTCACGCGGATTTGATGAGGCGAGCGGAAAGACGTACTCCATGCGCTCAAAAGAGCTGGCGGAAGAGTACCGCTACATGCCAGAGCTGAACCTTGGACCCTTGTATGTGGACGAGAAGCGTGTCGCTGTactgcgtgcagcgctaccAGAACTGCCCGATGCTCGACATGCACGGCTCCGGGACCAGTATGGGCTCTCTATCCGCGACGTGAATGTTCTCACGCGCGTGAATGCGGAAGACGACGGAGTGGATGCGCCTGCGTCtatgcgcatgcgcaatgCCGCCTACACGTACCACGATCATGCGGTGGAATTTTTCGAAGTGCTTGTACAGCGTGGTATTGCCCCGCAAGCGGCAGTAAACTGGACGATCCACCACCTGTTGCGTCAGCTGAATGCGGCCTCAATTCCATTCAAATACAGCCCGATCCCCCCCTCGCTGCTCGCAGACGTGATTGAATTGGTCGAACAGGAGTCTATTACAGCTGAAACGGCTCAGAAACTTTTGGGAGACATGGTAAAGACGCAAACAATCCCTGTGGATCTGCGGGAATTTGTCGCGAGGCACAATATGGCCAAATTGAGTGAGGAGGAACTGCATACACTATGTGCAAACGTCATTGCCGACCATCCGAAGGACGTTGAGGCCATACGGAACGGTAAGTCCAAGGCAATGATGAAACTTGTTGgcgctgcgatgcgcagctccaACGGCCGTGCCGACGCCCAGGCGGCAGCCCAACGACTGCAGGCATTGATAGAGTTGTAG
- the SEC17 gene encoding vesicular-fusion protein S17 (BUSCO:EOG09263X22; COG:U; EggNog:ENOG503NWP2) — MSSTSADALLQSAEKKASKNGGWFSSTQSIHEEAVELFKEAANKFRVENRMSEAGQALVRAADMEVMLNEKDFAANTYYEASKCFRMNRPDQALMALDRCAEILVQRGRFRQAADRKKNMAELYREDPSRFGQGLIAYEQAATWYMQEGANATASACQREAAQLAIQLEQYPKAIEMWEQVATASLGSNLTKYSVKDYFLNAGLCYLAIPDTAAAARAMSFYAEQDSGFPSTTEGQFLHAILQTSEHGELETFDRRVQEFDRMKPITGWRATLLQNVRKAVADEPDLS, encoded by the coding sequence ATGAGCAGTACATCCGCCGACGCActgctgcagagcgcggAGAAAAAGGCGTCTAAAAACGGCGGCTGGTTTTCTTCCACGCAGAGCATACACGAGGAGGCGGTCGAGCTATTTAAGGAGGCCGCAAACAAGTTCCGTGTAGAGAACCGCATGAGCGAAGCCGGCCAGGCGTTGGTACGCGCGGCCGACATGGAAGTGATGCTGAACGAGAAGGACTTTGCGGCAAACACGTACTATGAAGCGAGCAAGTGTTTCCGCATGAACCGTCCTGATCAGGCGCTCATGGCACTCGACCGATGTGCGGAAATATTAGTGCAGCGCGGTCGTTTCCGTCAGGCTGCGGACCGGAAGAAGAACATGGCCGAGCTCTACCGCGAAGACCCGAGCCGTTTTGGACAGGGCCTGATTGCGTATGAGCAGGCAGCTACGTGGTATATGCAGGAGGGCGCGAATGCGACGGCTTCAGCTTGTCAACGCGAagccgcgcagcttgcgatTCAGCTGGAGCAGTACCCCAAGGCGATCGAGATGTGGGAGCAGGTGGCAACCGCGAGCCTCGGCAGCAATTTGACAAAGTACAGTGTAAAGGACTACTTTCTCAATGCGGGCTTGTGCTACCTTGCGATACCGGACACGGCCGCGgcagcacgcgccatgTCTTTTTACGCGGAACAGGATTCAGGCTTCCCTTCGACCACAGAGGGCCAGTTTTTGCACGCGATATTACAGACATCGGAGCACGGGGAGCTTGAGACATTCGACCGACGTGTCCAGGAGTTCGATCGTATGAAACCCATTACGGGCTGGCGTGCTACGTTGCTGCAAAATGTGCGCAAGGCTGTGGCGGACGAGCCGGATCTATCGTAG
- a CDS encoding uncharacterized protein (COG:Q; EggNog:ENOG503NUGI) has product MSSSTRLLQATPTSTPTPYRIFDRGAKEIQRSRAAIRRPVDNSGTAFEDESKRGTLSRQTDYIREFCAQSLSERLLDVDRKFPTVVELGAGAGHLRKHLDVRGTGVEKLIMCDTSEALLNRDKDKDGEYPFEIERRIVDEELLPFESNSLDCVVASGSLHWTNDLPGALIQIQRALKPDGVFIGYMLGGDTLFELRTSLMVAELERQGGLSVHVSPMTDTRDVSSLLSRANFTLQTVDLDEITVYYPGMIEIMQDLQNMGESNAVSNRNTFLHRDTLIAAAATYQALHGTEEGHLPATFAPIFMIGWKPSPEQRKPLERGAASHSLKDVL; this is encoded by the exons ATGAGTTCGAGCACAAGGCTACTCCAAGCAACGCCTACAAGTACACCGACGCCATATCGTATTTTTGACCGCGGTGCGAAAGAAATACAACGTTCGCGCGCGGCCATTCGTCGTCCTGTGGACAACAGCGGCACAGCGTTTGAGGACGAGTcgaagcgcggcacacTGTCTCGTCAGACGGACTATATCCGCGAGTTTTGTGCACAGAGTCTATCGGAGCGGCTTCTGGACGTGGACCGAAAATTCCCTACGGTCGTGGAGCTTGGTGCCGGCGCCGGGCATTTGCGCAAGCATTTGGATGTGCGAGGCACTGGCGTGGAAAAGCTCATAATGTGCGATACGAGCGAAGCACTTTTGAACCGAGACAAAGATAAGGACGGCGAGTACCCATTTGAgatcgagcgccgcatcgtcgacGAAGAGCTGCTCCCCTTCGAGAGCAACTCGCTGGACTGCGTGGTTGCCAGCGGCAGTCTCCACTGGACAAACGATTTGCCAGGCGCGCTTATACAGATCCAGCGTGCGCTCAAGCCAGATGGCGTGTTTATTGGGTATATGCTTGGCGGCGATACGCTCTTCGAACTCCG CACAAGTCTCATGGTTGCCGAGCTAGAACGGCAAGGCGGACTCTCTGTACATGTATCGCCCATGACAGACACGCGCGACGTGTCTTCGTtgctctcgcgcgcaaacttTACACTACAAACGGTCGACTTGGATGAGATCACCGTGTACTACCCAGGCATGATCGAAATCATGCAGGACTTGCAAAATATGGGCGAGAGCAATGCCGTGAGCAACCGCAACACGTTCCTCCATCGCGACACTTTgattgccgctgccgcaaCCTATCAAGCACTGCACGGCACGGAGGAGGGCCATTTGCCCGCAACCTTTGCGCCCATCTTTATGATCGGCTGGAAACCGTCGccagagcagcgcaaaccGCTAGAGCGCGGTGCCGCATCGCATTCACTCAAGGATGTGCTCTAG